In Gimesia benthica, a single window of DNA contains:
- a CDS encoding vWA domain-containing protein — translation MSFLTPLYLFGIIAVGLPILLHLVRHQPKNVFYFSSLRFLEHKPPQTNRKNKIEHWLLLSLRALAVILLVAAFARPFFKNQDLKLSSTQPQSQTILLIDTSASMQRDSLWEKALTQANEIIKETPPNQIAVYTFDTQLTAVKPLRQSQETRSASSLERNQNLLGELTPGWKATDLGTALTELAALLQEQAVSDPTGSILRHTKIELITDFQAGSRTEALSEFSWPEELSVRLHQLEADNLDNAGLQLLTLDDESQPTIRIVNAADSQQEKFTIAYELQPGKLEKSQQVYVPRGQSRVVRMASWQQPAPVPRIVLSGDLQNFDNHIYLQPAARPNLTIVHYGTPAENSIESANYFARRAFPSTSQRDIDFQTIGPDTPPLLLTATEIHLMLISRQLAPDETEQVQRYLEQGGVVLLTLHDDQSTDSLNQLVTQNTDTTALIETVSPEINGYALLTDINFEHPLFQIFQAPEFSDFTRLKFWNYRGLKLPEQIPHRVLARFDHHAPAILEILRNKGKLLVMSFGWTPQESQFALSTKFVPMLNAILTLNDRAQNTPAQFTIGQKVKLPVDQQTRLISTPDRSQIKLASDQQDFTETILPGLYQIESDTQLPPTRQFAVNLEISESQTEPLAREKLEALGVHFMDSGPESQEHTSPAELQRQAQLRELEQKQQIWRWLIIVALALLGLETVLARWLTGKSSATGKA, via the coding sequence TTGAGTTTTTTAACCCCACTTTATTTATTTGGTATCATCGCCGTCGGACTGCCGATCCTACTGCACCTGGTCCGTCATCAGCCTAAGAACGTCTTCTATTTCAGCTCTCTCCGCTTTCTGGAACACAAGCCCCCCCAGACTAATCGCAAAAATAAAATCGAGCACTGGCTGTTACTCTCATTACGCGCTTTGGCCGTGATTCTCCTCGTCGCCGCATTCGCCCGCCCTTTTTTCAAGAACCAGGATCTGAAGCTCTCCTCAACACAGCCCCAGAGCCAGACCATTCTTCTGATTGACACCAGCGCCAGTATGCAGCGGGATTCCCTCTGGGAAAAAGCATTAACCCAGGCAAATGAGATCATCAAAGAGACGCCTCCGAATCAAATCGCAGTTTATACGTTTGACACACAACTCACAGCAGTCAAACCGTTACGACAGTCTCAAGAAACACGTTCAGCAAGCTCGCTCGAAAGAAACCAGAATCTATTAGGGGAATTGACTCCCGGCTGGAAAGCAACTGACCTGGGAACGGCCCTGACGGAACTGGCGGCACTCCTTCAGGAACAGGCAGTCTCTGATCCAACCGGGAGCATCCTGCGTCACACAAAAATTGAACTGATTACGGATTTCCAGGCAGGATCACGGACCGAAGCGCTCTCCGAGTTTTCCTGGCCCGAGGAGTTAAGTGTGCGGTTGCACCAGCTAGAAGCTGACAACTTAGATAACGCCGGCCTGCAGTTACTCACACTCGATGATGAGTCTCAACCGACAATTCGAATTGTGAATGCAGCTGACTCTCAGCAGGAAAAATTCACAATCGCCTATGAATTACAGCCAGGTAAACTCGAAAAGAGTCAGCAGGTCTATGTTCCTCGAGGCCAGTCTCGAGTTGTCCGCATGGCCTCCTGGCAACAGCCAGCCCCCGTTCCCAGAATTGTGCTCAGTGGCGATCTACAGAATTTTGATAACCACATTTATCTTCAGCCCGCGGCCCGGCCCAATCTGACAATCGTGCATTACGGGACTCCAGCCGAAAACTCGATTGAGTCTGCGAATTACTTTGCCCGACGGGCCTTTCCCAGTACCAGCCAGCGAGATATTGATTTTCAGACGATCGGCCCTGATACACCACCACTGCTGCTCACCGCAACAGAGATCCATCTGATGCTGATCAGTCGCCAACTGGCACCAGATGAAACAGAACAGGTCCAACGTTATCTGGAGCAGGGGGGAGTAGTCCTTCTCACGCTGCACGATGATCAGTCCACTGATTCGCTGAATCAGCTGGTGACGCAAAACACAGACACTACAGCACTGATAGAAACAGTCTCCCCCGAAATCAACGGTTATGCACTACTCACCGATATCAATTTCGAGCATCCCCTGTTTCAGATCTTTCAGGCTCCGGAATTCTCAGACTTCACCCGACTGAAATTCTGGAATTATCGCGGGCTCAAACTGCCGGAACAGATTCCACATCGGGTACTGGCCCGCTTCGATCATCATGCTCCCGCGATATTGGAAATATTACGAAATAAAGGAAAACTGCTCGTAATGAGCTTTGGATGGACGCCTCAGGAAAGCCAGTTCGCGTTATCAACAAAATTCGTCCCGATGTTAAATGCAATCCTGACTCTGAATGACAGGGCACAGAATACACCGGCACAGTTCACGATCGGCCAGAAAGTCAAGCTGCCCGTAGATCAACAGACGCGTCTAATCAGTACGCCTGATCGCTCCCAGATCAAACTTGCCTCCGATCAGCAGGATTTCACAGAAACTATTCTGCCCGGACTGTATCAGATTGAAAGTGATACCCAACTGCCCCCGACCAGGCAGTTTGCAGTAAATTTGGAAATTAGCGAAAGCCAGACTGAGCCTCTCGCACGAGAGAAGCTGGAAGCACTTGGAGTCCACTTTATGGACTCCGGTCCAGAATCACAGGAGCATACTTCTCCCGCCGAACTTCAGCGTCAGGCACAGTTGCGAGAACTGGAACAGAAACAGCAGATTTGGCGCTGGTTGATCATAGTGGCTCTTGCGTTACTGGGCCTGGAAACTGTGCTGGCCAGATGGTTGACCGGCAAATCTTCTGCGACAGGAAAGGCGTAA
- a CDS encoding DUF4175 family protein, whose protein sequence is MGLPDLLKQLNQVIFRQQISLNLKRLTLLWLVAGCLTLLTVLLLPPVAAPAQQYLLLGVLLGVPTCIAVGLLAHRSRNRYSPASRHAVAKLIEETYPDLDTSLLATLELEKQNWNESPTFLQKRLLAQVISHGTNHDWRQAISNRRLILQSTTHLTCFTVWLLCCLSCWTLLQAAPTPQKTSIALINQAQQEFKVKIQPGSTEVEKGHPLLITARFSGKVPETATLHFTTPSGTTTELPLTKQLDDPIFAVRIPAVTEDLSYQVHSADWKSDVSQVKVYVLPELVQLDSTITPPDYTGQPAQRNEDSLTLSAIVGSKIQFHARFNKPVKTAELRNDNGNALPMVIDSNGLSGRLTLQAEQDQTWNLHLNDSDGRSNRTPPFIDLAVIPNLPPEIKITFPARDTRVSPLEEALVQGTVVDDFGLQQVGLVYSIPGQEPQTVVLRQSDKAAVDFTAEHTLSLERLHVQPDTLISYYLFAEDLEAEGRTRKVLSDMYFMEVRHFEEIFREGRSPGGASQAGKSGGNAQQAEKLAEQQKQIINATWKVIRREIKPTVSEQFSPDLETLSQAQQSLVAELRKLSEKIKSQKSKALIDSISQSMQEAATHLDSAREAQSVSTLSTALAAEQTSYQMLLKLRAREHEVSKSKNGGGSKGGGSSRSQTQLQQLELTNKKQRYETENQASQPVAAQPDRESLQILNRLRELAERQKDLNEQLKELANKQRFAKTDAEREEIERQLKRLRERQRELLRQADEVAQRMDQAKQPDSMKSRRELEQTRQHLQQSAQSLKEGQVSRALNSGTRAQQKLNQLKNDFRKKTANQFADAMRLLNQQAEQLDQKQQAINQAINDRERKPEPGARRSLRSHRGNSELADQLQQQEDRLKEIMEQMKQVVQESEQAEPLLSRHLYDAIRKTRPFRPEEALKDAANFLKEGNGNQAREAEERASRGIETMKQGIQVAAESVLGNDLESLKRARQALKSLSSEIQQEQQLASNSPQQKPPGTGSGKPGSPSPQQAGQRPNPAGSQGQGKPGESRQDQNSLAQNQPMPGKSGQNPSSAEQSKSGQPQSGQPQQGQSGQSQPGKSQSNSSGQPASQGQGKGQGQGQVQLTSAQAGKGNGSQANSPNSSQNSAGPKSLKGQRGQSQGGPGGGQGGPGSPTPGPLTGNQFREWSDRMRDVEEMVGDPELRSRVAQIRERAQSMRAEFKRHSKAPEGDLINAQILEPLAEIQTILSNEISKRGAQTSLAPIDRDPVPEKYSDLVRRYYEELGNGK, encoded by the coding sequence ATGGGCCTGCCCGATCTACTAAAACAGCTGAATCAGGTCATCTTTCGTCAGCAGATCAGTCTGAATCTTAAGCGACTGACGCTACTCTGGCTGGTTGCAGGCTGCCTGACCCTGCTGACGGTACTCCTGCTTCCCCCCGTAGCAGCTCCTGCCCAACAGTACTTGCTATTGGGAGTTTTACTGGGAGTCCCAACCTGTATCGCTGTCGGCTTGCTAGCCCATCGCTCGCGAAACCGCTACTCTCCAGCCAGTCGTCACGCAGTGGCAAAACTGATCGAAGAAACTTATCCTGATCTCGACACCAGTCTGCTCGCAACACTGGAGCTGGAAAAGCAAAACTGGAATGAGTCGCCCACATTTCTACAGAAGCGTCTGCTGGCCCAGGTCATATCACACGGTACAAACCATGACTGGAGGCAGGCTATTTCCAACCGCAGGCTGATTTTGCAGAGCACCACACACTTAACCTGCTTTACTGTCTGGTTGCTCTGCTGCCTGAGTTGCTGGACTCTGCTCCAGGCCGCTCCCACTCCTCAAAAAACCTCCATCGCTCTCATCAACCAGGCCCAACAGGAATTCAAAGTTAAAATTCAACCTGGTTCTACCGAGGTAGAAAAAGGGCATCCTTTGCTGATCACCGCACGTTTCTCGGGAAAAGTCCCGGAGACTGCAACTCTGCATTTCACAACTCCCAGCGGGACCACCACAGAACTTCCGCTGACCAAACAGCTGGACGACCCGATTTTTGCGGTTCGAATTCCTGCTGTAACAGAGGATTTGAGCTATCAAGTGCACTCAGCAGACTGGAAGTCAGATGTTTCACAGGTAAAAGTCTATGTCCTGCCCGAGCTGGTTCAACTTGACAGCACAATCACACCGCCAGACTATACAGGTCAACCAGCGCAGCGGAATGAAGACAGTCTCACACTGAGTGCGATTGTTGGTTCTAAAATTCAATTCCACGCCCGCTTTAATAAGCCAGTGAAAACAGCTGAACTTAGAAACGATAACGGCAATGCGTTACCGATGGTGATCGATTCAAATGGGTTATCGGGCCGTCTGACATTGCAGGCAGAACAGGACCAGACCTGGAACCTGCATCTGAACGACAGCGATGGTCGTTCAAACCGCACTCCACCATTTATCGATTTGGCTGTGATACCCAATCTTCCACCTGAAATCAAAATCACATTTCCAGCTCGTGACACCCGTGTCTCCCCACTCGAAGAGGCACTGGTCCAAGGCACCGTAGTTGACGACTTCGGCCTGCAACAGGTAGGTCTGGTTTACTCGATTCCTGGCCAGGAACCTCAGACTGTAGTACTCCGTCAAAGCGATAAAGCAGCAGTCGATTTCACAGCTGAGCACACTCTCTCTCTGGAACGTCTGCACGTGCAGCCCGACACCCTGATTTCCTATTACCTGTTTGCTGAGGATCTCGAAGCAGAGGGTCGCACGCGCAAAGTACTCAGCGACATGTATTTCATGGAAGTCCGTCACTTTGAAGAGATATTCCGGGAAGGACGATCTCCCGGAGGTGCCTCACAGGCAGGAAAAAGTGGCGGCAATGCACAACAGGCCGAGAAGCTGGCAGAACAACAAAAACAGATAATTAATGCAACCTGGAAAGTCATCCGCCGCGAGATCAAGCCAACCGTCTCTGAACAGTTTTCCCCAGATCTCGAGACGCTCTCGCAAGCACAACAGTCGCTGGTAGCAGAATTGCGCAAGCTTTCCGAAAAAATCAAATCCCAAAAGTCGAAAGCATTGATTGACTCCATCTCGCAAAGCATGCAGGAGGCCGCAACCCACTTGGACTCTGCCAGGGAGGCGCAGTCCGTATCGACACTTTCAACGGCTCTGGCTGCAGAACAGACCAGTTATCAGATGCTGCTGAAACTGCGTGCCCGGGAACATGAAGTCTCCAAGAGTAAAAACGGCGGAGGTAGCAAGGGGGGAGGCAGCAGCCGTTCGCAGACTCAACTGCAGCAGTTGGAACTGACCAATAAAAAACAGCGTTATGAAACAGAAAATCAGGCTTCTCAGCCCGTTGCTGCTCAACCAGATCGGGAATCTCTACAAATTCTGAATCGTCTGCGGGAACTGGCTGAGCGTCAGAAAGATCTGAATGAACAGCTCAAGGAGTTGGCCAATAAACAGCGGTTTGCCAAAACAGACGCAGAACGGGAAGAGATCGAACGACAGCTCAAACGCCTGCGGGAACGACAACGCGAACTGTTGCGTCAGGCAGATGAAGTGGCCCAGCGGATGGATCAGGCGAAACAACCCGATTCAATGAAATCTCGTCGAGAACTGGAACAGACCCGCCAGCATCTTCAACAAAGTGCTCAGTCATTAAAAGAGGGACAGGTCTCCCGGGCACTGAACTCAGGCACCCGGGCACAGCAGAAACTGAATCAGCTTAAAAATGACTTCCGCAAAAAAACAGCCAACCAGTTCGCCGATGCCATGCGTTTGCTGAACCAGCAGGCAGAACAGCTTGATCAGAAGCAGCAGGCTATCAATCAGGCGATTAATGACCGGGAACGGAAACCGGAACCGGGAGCACGGCGTTCCCTGCGAAGCCATCGGGGCAATTCAGAACTGGCAGATCAGTTGCAACAACAGGAAGACCGCCTCAAAGAAATCATGGAACAGATGAAGCAGGTTGTACAGGAATCGGAACAGGCAGAGCCGCTGCTCTCACGACATCTGTATGACGCAATTCGCAAAACGAGACCCTTTCGCCCCGAAGAAGCATTGAAAGATGCGGCCAATTTCCTGAAAGAGGGAAATGGTAATCAGGCTCGTGAAGCAGAAGAACGTGCTTCACGCGGCATCGAGACCATGAAACAGGGAATTCAGGTCGCCGCTGAGAGCGTACTTGGCAACGATCTGGAATCATTAAAACGCGCTCGCCAGGCACTCAAATCGCTCTCTTCTGAAATACAACAGGAACAGCAACTGGCAAGCAATTCTCCCCAACAAAAACCACCAGGCACTGGTTCGGGAAAACCTGGTTCCCCATCTCCACAACAAGCAGGTCAACGTCCCAATCCAGCAGGTTCTCAGGGGCAAGGTAAACCGGGTGAGAGTAGACAAGACCAGAACAGCCTGGCACAGAATCAGCCGATGCCTGGAAAATCAGGTCAAAATCCGTCCTCAGCCGAACAGTCAAAGTCTGGCCAGCCTCAATCTGGACAACCACAGCAGGGACAATCAGGACAAAGTCAACCTGGAAAAAGCCAGTCCAATTCATCAGGACAGCCTGCCAGTCAGGGCCAGGGCAAGGGCCAGGGGCAAGGGCAAGTACAGCTGACCTCGGCCCAGGCAGGCAAAGGAAACGGTTCTCAAGCCAACTCCCCCAACTCTTCTCAAAATTCAGCCGGCCCCAAATCTCTTAAGGGACAACGGGGACAGTCTCAGGGAGGACCTGGTGGTGGCCAAGGAGGCCCCGGCAGCCCAACCCCTGGACCTTTGACGGGAAACCAGTTCCGCGAATGGTCAGACCGGATGCGGGACGTGGAAGAAATGGTGGGGGATCCCGAACTACGTAGTCGAGTCGCTCAAATTCGTGAACGCGCACAGAGTATGCGTGCAGAGTTTAAACGTCACTCCAAAGCACCAGAGGGAGACTTGATCAATGCACAAATCCTGGAACCGCTGGCTGAAATTCAAACAATTCTGTCAAACGAGATCAGTAAACGAGGTGCGCAAACATCGCTGGCACCGATTGACCGTGACCCGGTACCAGAAAAGTACTCAGACCTGGTCCGACGCTATTATGAAGAACTAGGGAACGGAAAATGA
- a CDS encoding sigma-70 family RNA polymerase sigma factor, with amino-acid sequence MQKTARRRSSSAVQNPLETYLKEINETALLSAEEERELSNRIEHGDKEARDRMVRANLRLVVNIARAYSGKGLPLQDLIEEGNLGLLRAVEGFDPDMGTRFSTYASYWIKQSIKRALVNSAKTIRIPAYMVELLTKWRRATAQLQDTLDRTPTTEEVARELDLPPKKLKIVKKAIQLYNSSPQSEQQDAGWSLGEMIPDDRLKGPDDELVENDNLKHVFRLLKEIPDREANILRMRFGLDGEEPKTLKEIGQALGLTRERVRQIESEALKKLAKEISGE; translated from the coding sequence ATGCAGAAAACTGCTCGACGGCGTTCCTCTTCAGCCGTACAGAATCCATTAGAAACATATCTTAAAGAGATCAATGAAACCGCCCTGCTCTCTGCCGAAGAAGAGCGAGAGCTGTCGAATCGCATTGAACATGGTGATAAAGAGGCACGCGACCGGATGGTTCGTGCGAATCTGCGACTGGTGGTGAATATTGCTCGTGCTTATTCCGGCAAAGGCCTGCCACTCCAGGACCTGATCGAAGAGGGCAACCTGGGGCTCCTGCGGGCAGTCGAAGGCTTCGACCCGGATATGGGGACCCGTTTCAGTACCTATGCCAGTTATTGGATCAAGCAGTCTATCAAACGGGCTCTGGTCAATTCTGCGAAAACGATCCGTATTCCTGCTTACATGGTTGAACTGTTGACCAAGTGGCGGCGGGCAACTGCCCAGCTTCAGGATACGCTGGACCGAACTCCGACGACTGAGGAAGTTGCACGTGAACTGGATCTTCCTCCCAAGAAACTGAAAATCGTCAAGAAAGCAATTCAGCTTTACAATTCCTCGCCGCAGTCAGAACAACAGGACGCCGGCTGGTCGCTGGGAGAAATGATTCCCGATGACCGTCTCAAAGGGCCCGATGATGAACTGGTTGAAAATGACAACCTCAAACATGTTTTCAGGCTGTTGAAGGAAATTCCAGATAGAGAAGCCAACATCCTGCGGATGCGGTTTGGGCTCGATGGTGAGGAACCGAAGACCCTCAAAGAGATTGGTCAGGCACTGGGACTGACGCGAGAGCGAGTTCGTCAGATTGAGAGTGAAGCTCTCAAAAAACTGGCCAAGGAAATCAGTGGCGAGTAA
- the rpsA gene encoding 30S ribosomal protein S1, with protein sequence MVDRNLIREFGISDEDLDAAFAEVMPEVEAGEEGEENDWVLDDVYASVSIAYDVNQIIDGVVLSVDGEEVLVDIGFKSEGVVHIDEWSEEEEPPKAGDKVQVLLEEVEDEFGLTMLSKRKADRIREWEKVIATHAEGDVVSGTVVRKIKGGLLINIGVNVFLPASQVDIRRPSDIANYIGRTIECVILKIDEARRNIVVSRRKLIEEKREKLKQDLLSKIEEGQIVKGVVKNIADFGAFVDLGGIDGLLHITDMSWGRINHPTEIVKIDDEIEVMILSVDRDKEKIALGLKQKSPSPWELVESKYPVGTKVTGTVVNVMSYGAFVKLEDGIEGLVHISEMSWTKRINHPSELVNIGDEVEVVVLGVNKDKQEISLGMKQTQSNPWDEVTKKYPEGAKVKGTVRNLTNYGAFIELEEGVDGLLHVSDMSWTRKISHASEVMKKGDEIECLVISVDEERKRIALGLKQLSSDPWETDIPQKYQPGAIVQGVVTKITNFGVFVELEDELEGLLHISELADHKVENPEDIVKVGETLDVKILRVDTDDRKIGLSRKLEEPIEEEAAAGESSEVTSSPRKELMGGTGGDAPLFTMPSESAEASKEEDSSEE encoded by the coding sequence ATGGTTGATCGTAACTTAATTCGAGAGTTTGGTATTTCTGACGAAGACCTTGATGCTGCATTCGCCGAGGTCATGCCCGAAGTTGAAGCGGGTGAAGAAGGTGAGGAGAATGACTGGGTGCTGGATGATGTCTACGCATCCGTGTCCATTGCCTATGATGTGAATCAGATCATCGACGGGGTGGTCTTGAGTGTCGACGGTGAAGAGGTTCTCGTTGACATCGGATTCAAGAGTGAAGGTGTCGTACATATCGACGAATGGTCCGAAGAGGAAGAACCTCCTAAGGCCGGTGATAAAGTACAGGTCCTGCTCGAAGAGGTCGAAGATGAGTTCGGCCTGACCATGCTCTCCAAACGCAAAGCAGACCGGATTCGCGAATGGGAAAAGGTCATCGCAACCCACGCCGAAGGCGATGTGGTTTCTGGTACCGTGGTTCGCAAAATCAAAGGTGGTTTGCTGATCAATATCGGCGTGAACGTCTTCTTGCCAGCCAGCCAGGTCGATATTCGTCGTCCCTCTGATATCGCCAACTACATTGGTCGCACAATTGAGTGTGTTATCCTCAAAATCGACGAAGCCCGTCGTAATATTGTGGTTTCACGTCGTAAGCTCATCGAAGAAAAACGCGAAAAGCTCAAACAGGACCTGCTCAGCAAAATCGAAGAAGGTCAGATCGTCAAAGGGGTTGTCAAGAACATCGCCGACTTTGGTGCCTTCGTCGACCTGGGTGGTATCGATGGTCTGCTGCACATCACTGACATGAGCTGGGGCCGTATCAATCATCCGACTGAGATCGTTAAGATTGATGACGAAATCGAAGTCATGATCCTGAGCGTCGATCGCGACAAAGAAAAGATCGCTCTGGGCCTCAAGCAGAAATCACCAAGCCCCTGGGAACTGGTCGAATCCAAATACCCCGTGGGAACCAAGGTTACTGGCACGGTTGTCAATGTCATGTCTTACGGTGCCTTTGTGAAACTGGAAGACGGGATTGAAGGTCTGGTTCACATCAGTGAAATGTCCTGGACCAAACGCATCAACCACCCCAGTGAACTGGTCAATATCGGTGACGAAGTCGAAGTTGTGGTTCTGGGCGTCAACAAAGACAAGCAGGAAATCTCTCTGGGTATGAAGCAGACTCAGTCCAATCCCTGGGACGAAGTCACCAAGAAGTACCCCGAAGGTGCCAAGGTCAAAGGGACTGTTCGCAACCTTACCAACTACGGTGCATTCATCGAGCTGGAAGAAGGTGTCGACGGGCTGTTGCACGTGAGCGACATGTCCTGGACCCGTAAGATTTCACACGCCAGTGAAGTAATGAAGAAAGGCGATGAAATCGAGTGTCTGGTAATTTCTGTTGACGAAGAACGCAAGCGGATTGCCCTGGGCCTGAAGCAGCTTTCTTCGGATCCCTGGGAAACCGACATTCCTCAGAAATACCAGCCAGGTGCAATCGTGCAGGGTGTGGTTACCAAGATCACCAATTTCGGTGTCTTTGTTGAGCTGGAAGACGAACTGGAAGGCCTGCTCCATATCTCTGAGCTGGCAGACCACAAGGTTGAAAATCCGGAAGACATCGTCAAAGTCGGCGAAACCCTGGATGTAAAAATCCTGCGTGTCGACACAGACGATCGTAAAATCGGCCTGAGTCGTAAACTCGAAGAACCGATTGAAGAAGAAGCTGCTGCTGGTGAAAGCAGCGAAGTTACTTCCTCTCCTCGTAAGGAACTCATGGGTGGAACTGGTGGAGATGCTCCACTGTTCACTATGCCTTCAGAGAGTGCGGAAGCTTCCAAAGAAGAAGATTCCAGCGAAGAGTAA
- a CDS encoding aldose 1-epimerase family protein has translation MDLIEVNNGRLKLNIIPTRGMGVWNGMFDELPLGWNSPVKAPVNPALVNLSERGGLGWLSGFNELICRCGLISMGPPGTDAGGNPLESELTLHGRIANTPAHYVSVELDPTDRGWIRITGRMTEGMLFGSQLQLESTLETQLGSESFTIRDRVINVGASEAESELLYHINVGAPFLEAGAQFAIPFEEMAPRDPRAAEGVTEYQTYLGPTLGYAEQAYYFQPVADEQGLTPALLSGREGEIGFLVEFVQSKLPCFTLWKNTQPEAAGYVTGLEPGINYPNFRATEREQGRLKALQPGESYETVFKISILNNSDSVDAIRQKITKLSQQSPSVVHESPHPRFS, from the coding sequence GTGGACCTGATTGAAGTCAATAACGGGCGTTTAAAGCTCAATATCATCCCTACCAGGGGAATGGGAGTCTGGAACGGGATGTTCGATGAGCTACCTCTCGGGTGGAATTCCCCTGTCAAAGCTCCCGTTAATCCTGCATTGGTTAACCTCTCTGAACGAGGAGGCCTGGGCTGGCTGAGTGGATTCAATGAATTGATCTGTCGATGTGGCCTGATTTCCATGGGGCCTCCTGGAACAGATGCTGGCGGCAACCCGCTTGAGTCGGAACTGACTCTGCATGGTCGCATCGCGAATACTCCTGCTCATTATGTTTCAGTCGAACTGGATCCCACAGACAGGGGTTGGATACGAATCACAGGGCGCATGACAGAAGGCATGCTGTTTGGCAGCCAGTTACAGCTGGAATCGACCCTGGAAACTCAATTGGGCTCTGAATCATTTACAATAAGAGACCGGGTTATCAATGTCGGTGCCAGTGAAGCAGAATCCGAACTGCTTTATCACATCAATGTGGGGGCACCCTTTCTGGAAGCGGGAGCTCAGTTCGCGATTCCCTTTGAAGAAATGGCTCCACGCGATCCTCGGGCTGCAGAAGGTGTTACGGAATATCAAACCTATCTGGGGCCGACTCTTGGTTATGCCGAGCAAGCCTACTATTTTCAACCCGTCGCCGACGAACAGGGGCTTACCCCTGCCCTACTTTCTGGAAGGGAGGGCGAAATAGGGTTTCTGGTGGAATTTGTGCAGTCGAAGCTACCCTGTTTTACACTCTGGAAAAATACTCAACCCGAAGCCGCTGGCTACGTGACTGGCCTGGAACCTGGCATCAATTACCCTAATTTCCGTGCAACCGAACGGGAACAGGGGCGGCTCAAGGCATTACAGCCCGGTGAAAGTTATGAGACAGTATTCAAAATCTCTATTTTGAATAATTCAGATTCGGTTGATGCCATCCGCCAGAAAATCACGAAACTAAGTCAACAGAGTCCGTCTGTGGTACACGAGTCGCCACATCCCCGGTTTTCCTGA
- a CDS encoding glycosyltransferase family 2 protein, with product MEPSSIARFPQSDEHGYPYTTEWYDSLKSSLGEAGCRQLGFYPIPQDFLLSVVIPIFNEQKTVENLISQVKAVPIRKELVLVDDGSTDGTRDILKRLEEQSQSEQDAYNEIRVIFHEVNQGKGAAVRTGFLEAQGDVMLIQDADLEYDPSEYPRLLQPIIEGRADVVYGSRFLGDQPHRVLYYWHYLGNRFLTTLSNCFTNLNLTDMETCYKLFKKDVIKEIAPGLCQNRFGIEPELTAKVARRRCRIFEMSISYDGRTYDQGKKIGWKDGVKALWCIVRYGLKD from the coding sequence ATGGAACCATCGTCTATCGCACGTTTTCCACAGTCTGATGAGCACGGCTATCCTTACACGACCGAATGGTACGACTCACTGAAATCGTCCCTGGGTGAGGCGGGCTGCCGTCAGCTAGGCTTCTATCCGATCCCACAAGATTTTCTACTGTCGGTCGTGATCCCGATTTTCAATGAACAAAAGACGGTAGAGAACCTGATCAGCCAGGTTAAAGCAGTACCCATTCGCAAGGAACTGGTACTCGTCGATGATGGCAGTACGGATGGTACTCGAGATATTCTCAAACGTCTCGAAGAGCAATCGCAGTCGGAGCAGGATGCGTATAACGAAATCCGCGTCATTTTCCACGAGGTCAATCAGGGGAAAGGGGCAGCCGTCCGCACTGGTTTCCTGGAAGCGCAGGGAGATGTAATGCTGATCCAGGATGCTGACCTGGAATACGATCCCTCTGAGTACCCCCGTTTGCTACAGCCTATCATCGAAGGTCGTGCCGATGTCGTGTATGGCAGCCGGTTTCTGGGAGATCAGCCGCATCGCGTTCTCTACTATTGGCACTACCTGGGAAACAGGTTTTTGACAACCCTCTCAAACTGTTTCACCAACCTCAACCTGACCGATATGGAGACCTGCTATAAGCTGTTCAAAAAGGATGTGATCAAGGAAATCGCTCCTGGACTCTGTCAGAACCGATTTGGTATCGAGCCGGAACTGACAGCCAAAGTGGCCCGACGTCGCTGTCGTATTTTCGAGATGTCGATCAGCTATGATGGACGCACTTATGATCAGGGGAAAAAAATCGGCTGGAAAGACGGCGTCAAAGCACTCTGGTGTATCGTCCGCTACGGTCTGAAGGATTAG